TAGAGACTGGTAAGTAGAGCAACCTAACTGCTGACAAATAAGCATAAGCAGACACTAGCAGTCCAGTGCACATGTAAACCGATGCAAGGGTTCTGAAGGAAGGGGACTGACTGAAATGTGTATCTGTTGATTTGGGTTGTCTGAATCGTGAAAAGAAGCGGAAGAGAACCAGTACAGGGAAGCCAATGAGTTGAAGAAGTGTTACCACATATGTGCTTTTCCCTCCATTTTCATAGTACAATCTACCTAGAATTGTAGCAAGTGGTTGGCCGAAGATGACAAATATTGCGTACATGGAGACACGGAGCCATCTTTTACAGTTCTTCGTTTGAGGTACTGATAATGATTCAGTTACCTCATGATCTAGTAGGTTTGCTTCTAAGTTCTGGTCACCTGAAAATTTAACACTCATGATTATTATATTtcatgaaaaaaagaaaaggatctGACGTTGTCAGGTGCTTGTTGCATACCATTGGCATAGTGTTCTTGCGATCTGTCCATGAGAAATGAGAAGGTGTAGAAAGAGAAACTGAAAGAAAGAATAttgtgtttattgatttctttcgTATGTGATGTCTTGCAGATACACAAGAGACGTTTCTTGATACACAAATGGAAAGTTATAACTAAATATCCCAGATAAGTTTCACTATCAAACTTGAAAGGCTTTTACTAAATCCATAATATAGATGGGACGGGCGATATATGACAGCAGTATCATAACTTAGTAGTCTCATGTTGTTGACCATTGACTTTTCTCGTTTGGCTTACACATGACTTGAAATTCTTGTAACCTTTGAATGGCGGCTCTgagaaaacttttgttttaccaATGCAGTATATCAGAAATTAACAGAGATACAAGAAGCCAAACTCCTGCAATAGAATAAAAGAGTTACTGTTCAAGTCactatattgtttattttttatgtcaGTGGCGGCGTCCAAGTGgtattgtttttgttctcttgtTTTTCTATTCAAAGCTCTGTTTCTCAAGGATGCATTAGCCTAtctgtctctctgtctctctgctTTCGTTGTTTGCTCTTGTTTTCGGTGTTTCAGATGCACTGCAAAATGACAAAGCAGAGTATAGCATTGTATCTTTTTGTTATGGTTATCTCTGATGTCACACTCACAAAACGGAAATATCGCAAATGTAGCGTGGTTTTATCTGCTAAGAATTATTGCTTTAATCATCTTTGCTAGTATTACACATTTCTCTATAGGATAgaagttaaaaacaaatctaaaatattaattggtATCTTATGTACAAAATATCATGATCACTTACTTATCAAATACAGAGACATGAGCTTTATACAGTATTGCCTGATCACACACTTTGTATGTTTGTGTGACCTTCTGTAACAGGTAGGTGAGGACCTCCAGCAGGACTTGTGTGGctattcttcaacttcttttcgTCAAGGTAGTGCTGATAAACATATGAAATGAACCCCCAGATAGCTAAAATGATGGAGAAGATCTTTGAAGCATTCATTTTATCATGGAAAACAGTCACTGCTACAACTGGAACTATAGGCAACCCCACAACAGATATGGAATTGGAGAACACAGAAGAGGACTCGAAGATCAATCCCACAACACCAATGGTGTAGACTTGCCAAGATATAGCTGCTGAGGCCAAAGTCATAACGTAGGGCGCTTTCCCCAATTTGTAGCTTTCCATCTCACTTGTTAAAGTTTTCCACTCCCCACTAGCAAAAAGTCCTATGAGAACCACACAGCTTGCAACTAGAGATTGGTAGGCGACCATGTCCATGACCGTTGAGAATGTTTGCTTCTTTATAACCTCCCTGAGGATTAGCTGTACCAGAGATAGCAACAGTCCAATCCCAGCAGAAGCACCAACGGTACATATGAACCCTATCACATATTTTACTCTAGACGCTTCTGTTGTGTTTTCTGAATCAGTGTTGACCACGAGGAGGGCAGAGGAAATAGTAAGGAGAAATAGAGAATTCACAATAAAAGGTGTGAACTTCTGTGAGTTCAGGAAATAAGAGAAGAAGGCAGTGAAGGCCAACTGTGAGGCCAAGATAAGGGAGAAAGTAGAAACTGGTAAGTAGAGCAACCCAACAGAGGACATATAAGAAACAGCAGCCCCTAACAGTCCAACAACAATGTAAACTGATGCAAGGGTGGTGAATGAAGGGAAGTGTCTGAAATCTGCATCTGTTGTTGATTTAGGAATTTTGATTTGGGAAAAGAAGCGGAAGAGAAACAGAACAGGGAAGCCGATAAGTTGGACAAGTGTTCCCATCCATGTACTCTTCCCACCGTTTTCATAGTACAATCTTCCTAGAATTGTAGAAAGTGCTTGGCAGGCAAGGACAAAGAACACATAAGTGGAAATACGAAACCACCTTTTGTAGTTCTTCGATTGAGGTACGAACGATGATTCGATTTCCATAGTGGTAGTCATTTCCTCTTGACCTGTCAGGTTTGCTTCTATGTTTTGATGATCTGAAAACAttaatgaagaaacagaggatcaaAAGTTTTCTGTGTGTCTTATTGATATTCGATCtccatacatatatattcacaAAAGCGTATCTGTACCAATCATATCTCTGCATATTAAGGAAACTAATTAACTCAGCTGATCACGAGAGATTCACGAACAACTTGATGACCAAGTCTTCTTAACCATGTGTGAACCGTAAGATAATCGGATCCATCTCCAACACcccccctcaagttggagcataCAGGTTTTGTATGCCTAACTTGATACGAAACCTCGCAAAAGAATCTCTCCCAAGTGGTTTTGTAAATATATCGGCTAGTTGATAGGCAGTACCCACATGCCGAAAGGTGATATTGCCACGAACAAGCTCGTCACGAACAAAATGACAGTCAATCTCTATGTGTTTGGTCCGTTCATGAAAGACCGGATTGGTAGCAATATGAATAGCCGACTGACTGTCACAACACACAACCATCGGTTGATCATGACGCACCCCAAGTGTAAACAACAACTGTTTCAACCATTTTAATTCAGAAGTAAGAAAAGACATCGCACGATATTCCGCCTCTGCAGAAGACTTGCTCACTGTGtcctgttttcttgttttccaaGAGATCGGTGAGTCCCCTAGCTGAACAATAAAACCGGTTACGGATCGACGTGTGAATGGACATGTTGCGTAGTCAGAGTCGCACCAACCAGTGATTTGAAAACCTCCATTGCTACGAAGCAATATACCTTGTCCCGGATCAGATTTCAGATATCGAACAATACGAAGCGCCCCATCCCAATGTGCCTCACGAGGTTGCTGCATAAACCTGGCTAACATGTGCACCGAAAAAGCAAGATCAGGTCTTGTCACAGCCAAATAAATCAAACGGCCTATCAGCCGGCGATACCGCTGTGGATCAGGAAGAAGTGGAGAAGTATTCATGAACAAATCATGAGTTTGCTCTAGAGGAAATGCCGCTGGTTTAGCACCCATCAAACCAGTTTCAGATATGATGTCCAATGCATATTTTCGTTGACAGATATAGATGCCGGTGGCGTTTCTAGCAACTTCTatccccaaaaaatatttcaaaggccccaaatccttcatatGAAAACAAGAAGACAAATAATCTTTGAAATCCTGAGTCGCCTTTGGAGAGCTGCCCGCAATgatcaaatcatcaacatagatcaaGATATTGATGTGAACAAGACCTCTCGTGAGAGTAAACAGAGAGTAATCAGAAAGAGACTGCACAAACCCATAGCTCTTCAAAGCAGTTGTTAACTTCTCAAACCAACATCTGGGAGCCTGTTTTAAACCGTATATAGCTTTGTGAAGTCGACATACCTTGTTAGGATGAGATGCACCAAATCCAGGAGGCAATTTCATATAAACCTCTTCCTGCAGATCACCATGTAAGAACGCATTGTGGACATCCATTTGATGAATTTCCCAGTTACGTTTTGCAGCAACATCAAGAAACAGTCGAACAGTCTCCATCTTTGCAACCGGTGCAAAGGTTTCACCATAGTCTTCaccctctttttgtttgttgccaAGAGCAACAAGACGAGATTTATAGCGTTCGACCGAGCCATCCGAATTATGTTTAACTTTGTAGACCCACTGACACCCAATAGCTCTTTTTCCAGGAGGTAAATCCACAACTGACCAAGTCTTATTTGCTTCTTGCGCATCAATCTCAGTAGTCATAGATTGATTCCATCGTTTGTCTACCACTGCCTCTTTATACGAACGTGGTTCTCGAGCAGTTGCAATTGCGGCCATATAAGCAACATGAGACCCTGAAAAACGCTTCTTTGTATCTTGATTGGAGATTGGATAGCGTACCTTATCAGAAACTTCACATTCAGCGGAGTTGACAACAAAGTCTTTCAAAGTCACTGGTGGTTCACGTTTCCGTTGACTCTGTCGAGGAGGAGGCAGAGCCGGCGGAGCAACAACAGCGACGGACGGTGGGGGTTGTCGTGAAGGTTGAGGCGGAGGAGCGGGAATCGGCAccggagaggaagaagaaggtgtcGAGGAAGCTGTTGACGAGGAGCCTCGTGGATCATGTGTCGCCGGCAAGGAAGAATCGGGAATCGGCAATGGAGATGAATGAGCATCGTGTGACGTGGGAGCTGGGTTGTCATGTGGGCCAGAGCCTGTTGAAGTTGGGCCTATTAAATTTAATGGACTTACTTGTAAAGGCTGTTCATGGTCTCCAAATGGGCCAGGAGAGTGAGAAGCCCATAACTGTGGATTGTCTTCTTCATTCACGACTGTGACCGACGTAGAAGACCTCGAGGAGAAGGGAAATTCAACCTCCGAGAATACAACATCTCTGGAGACAAAAAATTCTGCTGCTTCTATATCAAATAATCGCCATCCCTTCTGACCGTGTGGATAACCCACAAAAACACACCTCCGACTTCGCGACTCAAATTTGTCACCGTGACGTCGCGGATTATATGCATAACAGAGACTGCCAAAAACCCGTAAATGCTCATAAAGTGGTGGTTTCTTATGAAGACGTTCATACGGAGTCTGATTGTTGAGCACTGGACTCGGCGTCCTGTTGATTAAGTAAGCCGCCGTGAGAACACATTCCCCCCAAAACTCTAATGGAAGATGTGCTTGAAACCGTAATGCTCTCGCGACATTGAGGATATGCCGGTGCTTTCTTTCAACTCTCCCATTCTGTTCCGGTGTATAAACACAGGAACGTTCATGAACTATGCCTTGTTCGTGAAAGAATTTTGTCATAGACAAAAATTCCAAGCCGTTATCACTACGTACGGTTCGAACGTCTTCACCAAATTGACGTTTCGTGAAGGcaagaaaattctttaaatgCCGAGCAACCTCTGTTTTGTCAACCAACAAATACAGCCATACACCCCTTGAGTAGTCATCGACTATTGTCAAAAAATACTTAGCTCCAGAATGAGATGTTGTCCGGTAAGGTCCCCACAAGTCACAATGTATCAATTCAAAGATGCGCACTGTTTTATTCAAACTTAAGGGAAAAGACTGTCGAGTTTGCTTAGCACGAAGGCATACATCACAAGCTTTATTCAAATGCATAGAAGAAACAGAAATAGCAGGAAGTTGACACACAACTTTCGCCGAAGGATGTCCCATGCGACTATGCCACAGCTCATATTCTTTTTCCTCCTTTGTAGTGACAGATGCCGCAAGCTCCATACTGCGAAAGTGAAATGTCCCACCCGCTCTAGTACCCATCCCAATCACCATCCTCGAAGTGCGGTCCTGGACCACAAGAAAGTGATCAGACATTTGCAAAACACATCGATTCTCATCCATCAATTGACCAATTGAAATCAAATCTGTGTGAAAGCCTTCTACATAAAACACAGACTGCATGACCAGATCAGATCCTAATTTAACGGTTCCTTCCTTGACAGATACTCGTTCTCTACCATCagccaaaataattaaaactggAGCCATATCTCTTATATTTGTCAAAACATCTAAGTTCCCCGTCAAATGATGAGAAGCCCCTGTATCCATAATCCAAGAGGGATAGATAGACTTACCCGTTAACTTCTCTGTAGAGGGACCCTTTCCAGCATTAAGAATCTTCTTAATAGTTTGCCACTGATCATCGGTCAAGCCGCTTACACCATCACGATCCTGATCCGTGATCACATGATTAGCTTGGTGAGTTGTGTCGATGTGCGGAACACTCACACAGTTAGCATAAGCATGAGAACCACGACCTCGACCTCCACTAGAACTTGCTCCTCCGCGACCGCGACTCTGCAAAGACCGGCTACGCGGACGGTCACCCCACCATTCTGGATATCCAATGACAGCATAGCACCTGTCAGAGACATGGCCAGTCCGGTTACAATGTTTGCATACAACACCCTTGTCTTTATCATCATTCCGGGGTTGAGAAAATCCCGTACGAGACCGCAGCTGAACAGCAAAGGCACTGACATCCGGCTGAACCTCCAACGCCTTGGTACCATTCAgaatcaaatcttcttcttgCCTCACCAGATTATACACCTCCTCCAATGATGGGACCGGGTGGCGAGAGACAAGACTCGAACGAACCGTACGGAACAAAGTATCATCAAGACCAAAAAGGAATTGTTGAACCTTGTCTTCTTCACGATCTCTTTCTTGAAGAGTAGCAAGATCACAGTCACATTTGCCGCATTTGCAGACACGCAAAGGACGAGAAATTGCCATGCTATCCCAGATCTTCGTTAGCTTTCCATAGTACGTTTCGATAGACAAACCTCTTTGTTTGCAGCTTGCAAGCTCAACCTTGATCTGCTGTAGTCGTGGTCCATTCATCACTGAGAAGCGTTTCTGCAAGTGATCCCAAAGATCCTTAGCGACATCTCGATGTGAGATGTTGGACTTAAGCGCAGGATCAATTGTCATCTTGATCCAAGACACAAGAAGTGCTTGAATAGTCCACCAGTCTTCATAATCCGAAGATCCTTCGTCAGGCCGAGGAATTGCCCCCGtaagaaaaccaaattttttgcGAGAACAAAGCGCCGTCTTCATTGCGCAAGCCCACTCGTCGTAGTTATCTCCCTTCAACAATGGATGAGAGATGACAGCCCCTGGATTATCAGCAGAGGTCAGATCATAAGGTGAAATCGTTCGCCTTACTTCAGTCGTGTTCACGGCATGATTGCCGTTCGGATTCGCAGCAAGGTTGCTGTTCGGGTTCGTCGGAAAATTTCCGGTTTGAGGAATACCGTCCACCATCGTcgttcaaaagaaaagaaaaaacgtttttgtttatagaaatgattcaggctctgataccatgaagaaacagaggatcaaAAGTTTTCTGTGTGTCTTATTGATATTCGATCtccatacatatatattcacaAAAGCGTATCTGTACCAATCATATCTCTGCATATTAAGGAAACTAATTAACTCAGCTGATCACGAGAGATTCACGAACAACTTGATGACCAAGTCTTCTTAACCATGTGTGAACCGTAAGATAATCGGATCCATCTCCAACACCTATATGgcttttcttggtttttgtttactctctctcttaatCTGCTTTCGCTGATTCGTGTCCGATCATCTTTGTCTCTCTGCTTCTTTGCGCTTatcgtttctttttttatgctCTTCGAAGTATTGATCTGTTACATATATCTTTCTTGGTGTCTAATTTTAGGCTTTAAGGTAGTGTAAAATACGATCGTTCTTGAAATTGGATTCAAGAAAGTGACAAGCTTCAGAGGATTAGGATGAAAGAGACGGGCCATTACGTGCCACCACCTTATGTTCCATTAAGACAGTCAGATTCTGAAGCTGAAGTCAAGACCGCTACTTCAAATCTGGAAATTGCTGTTTCTCAAAGCTCAAAAGATGATGATCCGAGACAATGGTCATCTGGTATATGCGCGTGCTTCGACGATATGCAGAGCTGTATGCTACTTCCAAACCTTCATTTTACTTGaggaaccaatttttttaaaggtgCCGCTTTGAATTGACCTGTCAGATATGCCTGCCTATGTGTTTGTGGTTCTAGTTAGTAGTTCTTGCTGAGGTTATTTTTTGGTTAGAAGCATAACCATTTGCATTTCTTGAATAGGTTGGTTGGGAAAGAAACTTAAGTTTAGGTGTTACAAGCTTTGGTGCAGAAATTTTTTTCCACGATTTATTTGCTTGAGCTTTCCTTGTGCTACTTACTTCTCTTGGACATGATTATGTTTCCTTGTTTTTGgtaaagatcatcatcatctagaCAACTGTTTTGAGAGCAACTTTAGAACTTACTGCGGTTTGTTTTGGATGAACAGGTTGTATAGGTTTGTTCTGTCCATGTTATATCTTTGGCATAAACGCCGAGTTTTTGGGGTCTGGAACATTTGCAGGACCCTGCTTAACTCATTGCATTTCATGGACTTTGGTCAACACCATTTGCTGCTTTGCAACAAATGGTGTGTTACTCGGTCTGCCAGGATGCTTTGTATCATGTTATGCTTGCGGATACCGCAGGTCATTAAGAACCAAATATAATTTACAGGTACGAATGACTCAATGGACACGTATGCTTCCATTTGGTCTGTGCTGCGTTTCTGACTGATCTAACAATCTTTGATACAGGAGGCTCCATGTGGGGATTTTGTAACACACTTTTTCTGTCACTTGTGTGCCATTTGCCAAGAATACAGAGAGATTCAAGGACGTAGAAGTGGCTCATATCCTCCCAACATGAAGATGGCTATCACTGATGCCCCCTTGGCTCAAACCATGGAATCAGCTAACTGATCACTTTTTTCCCCTTGATTTGTTCAGTTTCTATTGTACAAGACATTTTTCTTGGCATCGACTTTTGCTATGTATTTGAGAAGTTTGATGAGTAAAGTAACTTTGAGTTGTAAGTTTATCATAGATAGAAGGAAAAAAGTTTGATTTAGTAAGGTACATATGTTGCTCTTGTCGTGAagacttatattatatatttcttcaatAGTGTTTCGAAACGTATTCTCTAAAATAATGTTCAATAAAATAAGGTACATCCCCGTAcgtatatagtttttttattttacatattccATTCAACAAAATCCAATAAGTTAGATCAGACCGTGCGGTCGtgtattttcttctctcttgctcCTGTGTAATTAAAAAGTCTCTAGTCTCTCTCCTCAATACAAGTCACAACATGTCTTTCCAACGTAATGTATCACCAGTTCCACGGTCTGGTTTGTGATTTAGCTGCAAGATGTAGCGCCATTGAACCACTGCTACTGGTTGGACCTTTGCAGATACCGAGTCTGATGATGAAGGAAGCTGTGCAGCCTTTCTCTAGGCCTTCGCTTTCTATCCACATGTATCCTCCCATTAGCCCCACGAACCTAACCAGAGACACCCCACAACAAAAGCTTACCCTTTAGCTATTTGTGATACCATGTGCTTAATAACTTATATGTACTTTGGGTCGTTACCGTTTGCAGAGAGCTAGCCCGAGTCCTCCACCAGAATGGTTCCTCTGAGTTCCAGTCCGAGGCTGTACAAATTTGGTGAAGAGCAAAGGAATGTCTTGCGTGTGAATTCCACACCCTGTGTCCTTCACCTACACCAATATTGTTACATTTAGGACAAGAAGCTTAACTTTCTTGTTTCAATAATATGTAGATTAGGACTAACCTGCACGCATAGGTAGAAGTGACTGTCACTGAGAACTGGAAAGAATTCTGGAGATGGTAATTCTTGTAAGGACTCAGGTTTCATGATAGAGGCAATTATGGAGATGTAGCCTTCCTTGGTGAATTTCACAGCATTGCCCATGATGTTGAGAATAGTCTGCATCAGACGTTTCTCATCACCAATAGCATAAGTTGGTAAGTCTGCAGATAGAATCAGATTCGTTGATAGTTTCTTCACTGATGCGATTGGCTTTATGAGAGAGATGACCTGCAGATTCAAAGCGCCCATGTTATTGTTATGTAAGACATATAATGGACTTCACTGGTCAACCTGCGGTATTTAGTTACCTCTTCAAAGATCGCTTGGAGACTGAATGGTTCATTTTCCAAGAGTAAGCTCCCATCTTCCAATCTCGAAAGATCCAGGACGTCGCTGATGAGCGTAGCCACAAGATTGCTGCTTTTCAGTATCGTCTCAATCATAACTCTCTGCTCTGGAGACAGCTCAGTCTCAAGGAGGAGAGAAGACAGAGAGATGATGGCATGCATTGGTGTCCTCATCTCGTGGTTCATGACAGCGAGGAAATCATTTCGAGCATGTACTGCCATCTCTGCCTCTTGACGAGCCTTGTCTAAAGCAAAATTCTGCTCCATAAGCTGGTCTCGAGCGTGCATGGATTCCTCCAAAATTGCAGCGTGTGAGAGAGCCACAGCCACCTAAATGAAGTGAGAGCCAGGggacaaaaccaaaaaacaattaaaaggcTGGTAACGCAACTTGGTACACAACCAAACATATGTACAAGTGAAGAGATGGACCTGATCCGCCACATTTTCTACGAGTTCTAACTCATGGTCTCTCCATTTCCTTGCACCATCAGTTGGGAGAATCAGGACCATGATAGCATAACCTTTGCCAGAGAGATCCGACCAGTCACCGCCTTGGAAATTTGAGAGATGTAAAAGAGGTACACGGACAGAAACAACCTCGGGAGGTGAATATCTCCCAACAGGAGGCCCAATCTTAGCCAAAGGACAAGTATGAGGAATGTGCATCGCTTGAGCGCTATTGAAGAGTTCATTAATAATGGGCAGATTAATAGGGACACTGCTTCCAACTTGTATTTTGTGGCTCAAAGTATGAGAAAGCTGCAAATAAAGACCACTCTGAGAAGGCATCCACAAGGCACATTCCTCGAGGCAAAGAGTTTTACCAAGCTCAACGAGAGTGgttcttagaatagtatgtctatcAAGCGTTCTTCTAATCCCATGAGTAAGCATCCTAACATGCCTACCAGTCTCCTCTTGCGTTAGTATAAGACCCATTTCTCTGTCTAGCTCATCAGCTTTCTTCTTGAGAAACAGTTCCCGGTTCTTGACACTGAGAAGATCAGGAATAATATGAACCAACATCAACGCGGTCGCACACGAGACAACAGCGCAGGAGACTTTGGCAATAGTCATGACGATAGCAACAACTTTGGAGTGCATGAAGAACATCCAAAGGTTGATGAAATGTGTAGCTCCACAGAGAATGATGAANNNNNNNNNNNNNNNNNNNNNNNNNNNNNAGCGTAACCTTTGCCAGAGAGATCCGACCAGTCACTGCCTTGGAAATTTGAGAGATGTAAAAGAGGTACACGGACAGAAACAACCTCGGGAGGAGAATATCTCCCAACAGGAGGTCCAATCTTAGCCAAAGGACAAGTATGAGGAATGTGCATCGCTTGAGCGCTATTGAAGAGTTCGTT
The Camelina sativa cultivar DH55 chromosome 6, Cs, whole genome shotgun sequence genome window above contains:
- the LOC104793000 gene encoding ethylene response sensor 1-like isoform X2; amino-acid sequence: MECDCFETHVNQDDLLVKYQYISDALIALAYFSIPLELIYFVQKSAFFPYKWVLMQFGAFIILCGATHFINLWMFFMHSKVVAIVMTIAKVSCAVVSCATALMLVHIIPDLLSVKNRELFLKKKADELDREMGLILTQEETGRHVRMLTHGIRRTLDRHTILRTTLVELGKTLCLEECALWMPSQSGLYLQLSHTLSHKIQVGSSVPINLPIINELFNSAQAMHIPHTCPLAKIGPPVGRYSPPEVVSVRVPLLHLSNFQGGDWSDLSGKGYAIMVLILPTDGARKWRDHELELVENVADQVAVALSHAAILEESMHARDQLMEQNFALDKARQEAEMAVHARNDFLAVMNHEMRTPMHAIISLSSLLLETELSPEQRVMIETILKSSNLVATLISDVLDLSRLEDGSLLLENEPFSLQAIFEEVISLIKPIASVKKLSTNLILSADLPTYAIGDEKRLMQTILNIMGNAVKFTKEGYISIIASIMKPESLQELPSPEFFPVLSDSHFYLCVQVKDTGCGIHTQDIPLLFTKFVQPRTGTQRNHSGGGLGLALCKRFVGLMGGYMWIESEGLEKGCTASFIIRLGICKGPTSSSGSMALHLAAKSQTRPWNW
- the LOC104699374 gene encoding uncharacterized protein LOC104699374, which gives rise to MVDGIPQTGNFPTNPNSNLAANPNGNHAVNTTEVRRTISPYDLTSADNPGAVISHPLLKGDNYDEWACAMKTALCSRKKFGFLTGAIPRPDEGSSDYEDWWTIQALLVSWIKMTIDPALKSNISHRDVAKDLWDHLQKRFSVMNGPRLQQIKVELASCKQRGLSIETYYGKLTKIWDSMAISRPLRVCKCGKCDCDLATLQERDREEDKVQQFLFGLDDTLFRTVRSSLVSRHPVPSLEEVYNLVRQEEDLILNGTKALEVQPDVSAFAVQLRSRTGFSQPRNDDKDKGVVCKHCNRTGHVSDRCYAVIGYPEWWGDRPRSRSLQSRGRGGASSSGGRGRGSHAYANCVSVPHIDTTHQANHVITDQDRDGVSGLTDDQWQTIKKILNAGKGPSTEKLTGKSIYPSWIMDTGASHHLTGNLDVLTNIRDMAPVLIILADGRERVSVKEGTVKLGSDLVMQSVFYVEGFHTDLISIGQLMDENRCVLQMSDHFLVVQDRTSRMVIGMGTRAGGTFHFRSMELAASVTTKEEKEYELWHSRMGHPSAKVVCQLPAISVSSMHLNKACDVCLRAKQTRQSFPLSLNKTVRIFELIHCDLWGPYRTTSHSGAKYFLTIVDDYSRGVWLYLLVDKTEVARHLKNFLAFTKRQFGEDVRTVRSDNGLEFLSMTKFFHEQGIVHERSCVYTPEQNGRVERKHRHILNVARALRFQAHLPLEFWGECVLTAAYLINRTPSPVLNNQTPYERLHKKPPLYEHLRVFGSLCYAYNPRRHGDKFESRSRRCVFVGYPHGQKGWRLFDIEAAEFFVSRDVVFSEVEFPFSSRSSTSVTVVNEEDNPQLWASHSPGPFGDHEQPLQVSPLNLIGPTSTGSGPHDNPAPTSHDAHSSPLPIPDSSLPATHDPRGSSSTASSTPSSSSPVPIPAPPPQPSRQPPPSVAVVAPPALPPPRQSQRKREPPVTLKDFVVNSAECEVSDKVRYPISNQDTKKRFSGSHVAYMAAIATAREPRSYKEAVVDKRWNQSMTTEIDAQEANKTWSVVDLPPGKRAIGCQWVYKVKHNSDGSVERYKSRLVALGNKQKEGEDYGETFAPVAKMETVRLFLDVAAKRNWEIHQMDVHNAFLHGDLQEEVYMKLPPGFGASHPNKVCRLHKAIYGLKQAPRCWFEKLTTALKSYGFVQSLSDYSLFTLTRGLVHINILIYVDDLIIAGSSPKATQDFKDYLSSCFHMKDLGPLKYFLGIEVARNATGIYICQRKYALDIISETGLMGAKPAAFPLEQTHDLFMNTSPLLPDPQRYRRLIGRLIYLAVTRPDLAFSVHMLARFMQQPREAHWDGALRIVRYLKSDPGQGILLRSNGGFQITGWCDSDYATCPFTRRSVTGFIVQLGDSPISWKTRKQDTVSKSSAEAEYRAMSFLTSELKWLKQLLFTLGVRHDQPMVVCCDSQSAIHIATNPVFHERTKHIEIDCHFVRDELVRGNITFRHVGTAYQLADIFTKPLGRDSFARFRIKLGIQNLYAPT
- the LOC104792997 gene encoding probable purine permease 8, producing the protein MFSDHQNIEANLTGQEEMTTTMEIESSFVPQSKNYKRWFRISTYVFFVLACQALSTILGRLYYENGGKSTWMGTLVQLIGFPVLFLFRFFSQIKIPKSTTDADFRHFPSFTTLASVYIVVGLLGAAVSYMSSVGLLYLPVSTFSLILASQLAFTAFFSYFLNSQKFTPFIVNSLFLLTISSALLVVNTDSENTTEASRVKYVIGFICTVGASAGIGLLLSLVQLILREVIKKQTFSTVMDMVAYQSLVASCVVLIGLFASGEWKTLTSEMESYKLGKAPYVMTLASAAISWQVYTIGVVGLIFESSSVFSNSISVVGLPIVPVVAVTVFHDKMNASKIFSIILAIWGFISYVYQHYLDEKKLKNSHTSPAGGPHLPVTEGHTNIQSV
- the LOC104793001 gene encoding protein PLANT CADMIUM RESISTANCE 10-like, whose translation is MKETGHYVPPPYVPLRQSDSEAEVKTATSNLEIAVSQSSKDDDPRQWSSGICACFDDMQSCCIGLFCPCYIFGINAEFLGSGTFAGPCLTHCISWTLVNTICCFATNGVLLGLPGCFVSCYACGYRRSLRTKYNLQEAPCGDFVTHFFCHLCAICQEYREIQGRRSGSYPPNMKMAITDAPLAQTMESAN
- the LOC104793000 gene encoding ethylene response sensor 1-like isoform X1 — translated: MECDCFETHVNQDDLLVKYQYISDALIALAYFSIPLELIYFVQKSAFFPYKWVLMQFGAFIILCGATHFINLWMFFMHSKVVAIVMTIAKVSCAVVSCATALMLVHIIPDLLSVKNRELFLKKKADELDREMGLILTQEETGRHVRMLTHGIRRTLDRHTILRTTLVELGKTLCLEECALWMPSQSGLYLQLSHTLSHKIQVGSSVPINLPIINELFNSAQAMHIPHTCPLAKIGPPVGRYSPPEVVSVRVPLLHLSNFQGGDWSDLSGKGYAIMVLILPTDGARKWRDHELELVENVADQVAVALSHAAILEESMHARDQLMEQNFALDKARQEAEMAVHARNDFLAVMNHEMRTPMHAIISLSSLLLETELSPEQRVMIETILKSSNLVATLISDVLDLSRLEDGSLLLENEPFSLQAIFEEVISLIKPIASVKKLSTNLILSADLPTYAIGDEKRLMQTILNIMGNAVKFTKEGYISIIASIMKPESLQELPSPEFFPVLSDSHFYLCVQVKDTGCGIHTQDIPLLFTKFVQPRTGTQRNHSGGGLGLALCKRFVGLMGGYMWIESEGLEKGCTASFIIRLGICKGPTSSSGSMALHLAAKSQTRPWNW